A stretch of DNA from Betaproteobacteria bacterium:
AACTTCGACTTCACCGAGTGGGATCAGGCCTTCCCCGCCAATCGGCTGCTCGCCTCAGCCACCCTCGATCGATTGCGCCACAACGCCTACTGCCTCGTGCTCGATGGCCAATCGTACCGAGCGCCCAAATCACCTCCGTCAGCCACCAAATCCACGCATCCTTAACCCCATCGGGATGTCCGTTTCACCCGCCTAACCTGGCTCCAATATGCCGATCATCCCCGGCTCCTTTATGCCGATCAGCGACACGCCGCAATGAGTGCGAGCAAGAGATCGTGCGAACCGACGTACTCGGCTATGACGGGTGGCACGTTGACTGTAC
This window harbors:
- a CDS encoding ATP-binding protein — its product is NFDFTEWDQAFPANRLLASATLDRLRHNAYCLVLDGQSYRAPKSPPSATKSTHP